From a single Lolium rigidum isolate FL_2022 chromosome 7, APGP_CSIRO_Lrig_0.1, whole genome shotgun sequence genomic region:
- the LOC124672293 gene encoding la-related protein 6C-like, whose amino-acid sequence MKPADQPFFLPHQPLYSTAGHDPSIPLVTTSQPAMAAQEGSDGDATAVPPTPMSAPASFKFNVHAPEFVPMSPTAAATTPMSAPAGGYYSPFLQMQAAPDWSFLHDHEPVFFMPDFAHAKFAAAAAASNSAGAKGGAGGGTTDVAQKIVKQVEYQFSDINLVANEFLLKIMNKDSEGYVPLSVISSWKKIKSLGATNQMLVKALRTSTKLIVSDDGKKVRRRQPFTEKHKEELQSRMIIAENLPEDSSRNSLEKVFSVVGSVKNIKICHPQEPSSARASKSDTLVSNKMHALVEYETSQQAEKAVEKLNDERNWRKGLRVRTVLRRSPKSVMRLKRPDFDHFAGSDDESPHSQMSDSPTSEAVHSPEAHPEDHQGGGKKGWARGRGKLHVVAPHSPQSAPAGVVGHFDPSSPRQASQKCPLSPRQASQKCPFSPRQPPQGPRMPDGTRGFTMGRGKPAASSVAARAVTAPPPAPVLV is encoded by the exons ATGAAACCCGCAGACCAACCATTCTTCCTTCCCCACCAGCCTTTATATAGCACCGCCGGTCACGATCCATCCATTCCCTTGGTCACCACCAGCCAGCCAGCCATGGCCGCGCAGgagggcagcgacggcgacgCCACCGCGGTGCCACCCACGCCCATGTCGGCTCCGGCGTCGTTCAAGTTCAACGTGCACGCGCCGGAGTTTGTGCCCATGTCGCCCACCGCCGCTGCCACCACCCCAATGTCCGCGCCGGCGGGGGGATACTACTCGCCGTTCCTGCAGATGCAGGCGGCGCCCGACTGGAGCTTCCTCCACGACCACGAGCCCGTCTTCTTCATGCCCGACTTCGCGCACGCCAAGTTCGCCGCTGCCGCAGCCGCCAGCAACAGCGCCGGGGCCAAGGGCGGCGCAGGTGGCGGCACCACCGATGTGGCGCAGAAGATCGTCAAGCAGGTTGAGTACCAGTTCAGCGACATTAACCTGGTTGCCAACGAGTTTTTGCTCAAGATCATGAACAAAGACTCTGAAGGTTATG TTCCCTTGTCGGTCATTTCATCCTGGAAGAAGATCAAGTCTCTCGGAGCAACCAACCAGATGCTCGTTAAGGCTCTTCGCACCTCCACGAAGCTT ATTGTCAGTGACGACGGGAAGAAAGTCCGGCGCAGGCAGCCCTTCACCGAGAAGCACAAAGAAGAACTTCAG TCTCGGATGATCATAGCAGAGAATTTGCCAGAGGACTCATCAAGAAACAGCCTCGAGAAGGTCTTCAGTGTTGTCGGAAG TGTGAAGAACATCAAGATATGTCACCCTCAAGAGCCTAGCTCAGCGAGGGCTTCCAAGTCGGACACACTAGTGAGTAACAAG ATGCATGCTCTTGTGGAATATGAGACCTCACAGCAAGCTGAGAAAGCA GTTGAGAAGCTAAACGATGAACGGAACTGGAGGAAAGGCCTGCGTGTGCGCACAGTGCTCAGGCGCTCC CCCAAGTCAGTGATGAGGCTTAAACGGCCTGATTTCGACCACTTTGCTGGCTCCGACGACGAATCGCCACACTCACAGATGTCCGACTCCCCGACTTCAGAAGCCGTCCACTCGCCTGAAGCTCAT CCAGAGGATCACCAGGGCGGAGGCAAGAAAGGGTGGGCAAGAGGGCGAGGGAAGCTGCATGTCGTGGCGCCGCACAGCCCACAGTCTGCTCCTGCCGGCGTGGTTGGCCACTTTGACCCATCAAGCCCTCGTCAGGCATCCCAGAAGTGCCCATTGAGCCCTAGGCAGGCTTCTCAGAAGTGTCCATTCAGCCCCAGGCAGCCTCCCCAGGGCCCCAGGATGCCCGATGGGACTCGTGGGTTCACCATGGGCAGGGGGAAGCCGGCTGCGTCATCCGTCGCAGCCCGGGCCGTtactgctcctcctccagctcctgtTCTCGTCTAG
- the LOC124672294 gene encoding uncharacterized protein LOC124672294, whose protein sequence is MSSSDELLLVQELPMDMQSDGGVGKRRLAHVLPPLARAPGPPPFRPPPPPSAVAAAEFRVAFRGWQGAPRHWELWVAKLRPIHGRLWRELGILDAVLASTYRFKRDASAVLHLASFWSPATNTFAFPWGEATVTLEDAAVLGGFPADGSPVPAPLPRQWGSDEEALNGVRLDLNRSACKKAHHAAWLKHFLTGTDMETGIEHAAFLALWLNRFVLPGHPESTMRQSLFPLAVRMARGDRVALGPAVLASLYQDLREIKTYLVAAAAFGGNGELLPPLSVHAPLYILQLWMWERFPVLCDGKANPIKDGEPRAARWHDVSNKINPTVVREVLTSEKNFVWKPYTSRQQACKHHTGWVRGTNITLNGELISLAHCLRACELVGMDCIEQYLPHRVAMQFGLDQDVPGDVHRANEDSEVAWETYDLDGKNVAIFIPRTEPGVTARYAQWWRQPLPSSDLTVGAGNISVEGKVSKRKVKKTLAALEAEEEKERKMKKARVSLNNDKKRKLEELYDAKLSDWLATARDGSSGTGGGSGGSRKRGSSPKYDDASDKRMLASVRTGKDDIAPLVPRKLLSTSAVNLKKDRDMNQDRGGKLLTGSKYEGVNLMGYMEGDVHPPVNEPYFKEAPMVSTEISTFNEDAKGEWRNEILKNTNELVRGETPDVPNRPEEFKPPLCMENEECSDYLSDVDCSEDDREEAVIVDKPTIFSSAPEGGNAVTPEEKMVNLPEDKCLDATDTAAEGTIDTQELEMKVMLALDESCGISNRPEEVTALVMEEREEKGNVAADNKGSVVSEGVGRAAEGTSHSIEVLPESEQGVYAGIMDIPQETVALAEEILPVQQANVVGECVAMSCVMEVASVAAGVQGINDGETSFDLVNEEKREISCVEEIGRGESNQMSEKDIQREPAEAPQVDIVECGEYIALVVKDNMGENQNVTQTVEKVVTNNNMAAVLLGFPEKRTNADKPLNLAKKDTEDMHKEVVQVEDAKQVHIDTLENGGANEGHHKVAEVENIDMTEAKMHAQFDTEKPEEAAEVEHADMDECKRSAGRGTHGDPGEVPEDVHTEVETARKWIENNNDSKVTEFPDIAHAEMEEVENSVKEDADDKFEVVFDLENTRMDGAHGPMEEGTGVKLNEVSDVVHAETKDKKDFFKGDADNKFQEFCELESIEMDGTHEPMEEYTDGKLNEVSDVVHAETKDTKDFIKEDADSKVQEISELESVGMDGTHGPMEEDTDGKLMEVPKVNVEVEHANGTERDNDRLDSILQVDLPSRGEARCLVEEDIEEDNEKVPQVKHANLQDEAPVEKDSKENPNADGKDLPEKEVGESKEVYQAKQTEGEEHKVLREKDTEENTKDALGVERAEEHQGETLTSEYMHGYIEEIIVAEQLDGQRETLPKIDAEGNPEEITRAQGKQFDDDIMHPLKNAVDSEMLFSSASIESKEEHKQVVVEDVLEKINERESLSDGAAMGKSDADNHKTLDIHDEVCIKQIHDCGIICENKETHILEDRHIVDSGLDDLVIMEVDGAWSTVGTHNQEALDLDKQQTREERQDLGPTTKDNKMTMVGDAILPSCSEFQINSLETRIYEVVSTKGLQNQEHLFIKEEQILEKGLECKIIEGNARPLVTNVLGDGRVNTTLGTVDVNKAICVEGTENHEACTSGEMQARQDKQHTAVGDVRILQDTSTNYSGDVGTAKDLCMEKGPAVLEKQDKGTIYENTERTFVDTDASECGEAEHGGTMKMIHETDSTVQAVRKISSKNKHNPTVLEKQDKETTDENTVRTLVDTDAPEAEHDGTMKMIHETDSTVQAVNMAEDIISSKNKQDPAVPEKQDKGTTDENTVRTLVDTDAPEAEHDGTMKMIHETDSTLQAVNMAEDIISSKNKQNPAVLEKQDNGTTDENTVRTLVNTDTPECDEVEHDGTIKMICETDSTVKDVNMAEDKISSKNKRNPAVLEKHDESRTNENTERTLVDTVAPECGEANYNGTMKMNHESDSAVQAAKIAEDKILFKNKQNLAVLEKQDVGTIDENTERTFVDTDAPECGEVNHDGTMKMIHETDSIVQAVNMAENKISFRNKQGDHGKPDAEGSGSNQTARKEFKGDLQLDFGREVQVQQENVENKAEISGGRKNDEASEQEQTTIENATIAPSGVENNNESDEEPIKSYGEYASDPCQTSKVGRPSIEDVRRIHSGRSICLKDIKESQGRIYSEPSNRTHTNNPGHYSRHGVQEPVTVSKDIKVPLHDTVSVCERDRALELVTGPPEEIPRWRQEQYALNILEDVQNARVASKTKMEMEIRILKAQIVSMQKQVMNMDHASEVISRSKRH, encoded by the exons atgtcctcctccgacgagctcCTTCTCGTCCAGGAGCTCCCTATGGACATGCAGTCGGACGGCGGCGTCGGAAAGCGCCGCCTGGCCCACGTTCTCCCCCCTCTCGCCCGCGCTCCTGGCCCGCCCCCGTtccggccgcctccccctccgtccgccgtcgccgccgccgagttCCGCGTCGCCTTCAGGGGCTGGCAAGGCGCCCCGCGTCACTGGGAGCTCTGGGTCGCCAAGCTGCGCCCGATCCACGGGCGCCTCTGGCGGGAACTCGGGATCCtcgacgccgtcctcgcctcCACATACAGGTTCAAGCGGGACGCCTCCGCCGTCCTCCACCTCGCCTCCTTCTGGTCCCCGGCCACCAACACCTTCGCCTTCCCGTGGGGCGAGGCCACCGTCACGCTCGAGGACGCCGCCGTGCTCGGGGGCTTCCCCGCCGACGGCTCCCCCGTGCCCGCGCCGCTGCCGCGCCAGTGGGGCTCCGACGAGGAGGCGCTCAACGGGGTGCGTCTCGACCTCAACCGGAGCGCCTGCAAGAAGGCGCACCACGCCGCCTGGCTGAAGCACTTCCTCACGGGCACGGACATGGAAACCGGCATAGAGCACGCCGCCTTCCTCGCGCTCTGGCTCAACCGCTTCGTGCTCCCGGGCCACCCGGAGTCCACCATGCGCCAGTCCCTCTTCCCGCTTGCTGTCCGCATGGCGCGCGGTGACCGCGTCGCGCTTGGGCCAGCCGTGCTCGCGTCGCTGTACCAGGACCTGCGTGAGATCAAGACTTACTTGGTGGCTGCTGCTGCATTCGGCGGCAATGGGGAGTTGCTGCCTCCCCTGTCAGTTCATGCGCCCCTCTACATCCTTCAGTTATGGATGTGGGAGCGGTTCCCTGTACTCTGTGATGGAAAGGCCAACCCCATCAAGGATGGCGAGCCGAGAGCCGCTCGCTGGCATGATGTGAGCAACAAGATAAACCCCACAGTGGTCCGCGAGGTCCTCACTTCAGAGAAGAACTTTGTGTGGAAGCCCTATACCAGCCGTCAGCAAGCATGTAAGCATCACACTGGGTGGGTTCGTGGCACTAATATTACTCTGAACGGCGAATTGATATCGCTAGCACATTGCTTGCGTGCTTGTGAGCTCGTGGGGATGGATTGCATTGAACAATACCTTCCGCACCGTGTCGCAATGCAGTTCGGACTTGACCAAGATGTGCCCGGAGATGTTCACCGAGCCAATGAGGACTCGGAGGTTGCATGGGAGACATATGATTTGGACGGGAAGAATGTAGCTATCTTCATCCCTCGTACTGAACCAGGAGTCACGGCTCGGTACGCACAGTGGTGGAGGCAGCCACTGCCATCTTCTGATCTTACTGTTGGGGCAGGAAACATTTCTGTGGAAGGTAAGGTTTCCAAGCGGAAGGTGAAGAAGACATTGGCAGCCCTGGAAGCTGAGGAAGAGAAAGAGCGGAAGATGAAGAAGGCTCGAGTTTCCCTTAATAATGATAAAAAGCGTAAACTTGAAGAGTTGTATGATGCAAAGCTGTCGGATTGGCTTGCAACCGCAAGGGACGGGAGCAGTGGGACTGGTGGTGGGTCTGGTGGCAGCCGCAAACGAGGATCCTCGCCAAAATATGATGATGCATCAGACAAGCGCATGCTGGCTAGTGTTAGAACTGGCAAGGATGATATTGCACCTCTTGTGCCAAGGAAGCTGTTGTCAACTTCGGCCGTAAATCTGAAGAAGGACAGGGACATGAATCAGGATAGAGGGGGTAAGTTGCTGACTGGGTCGAAGTACGAAGGTGTGAATTTGATGGGCTATATGGAAGGTGATGTACATCCTCCGGTGAATGAACCATATTTTAAAGAGGCGCCAATGGTGTCAACTGAAATCTCTACATTTAATGAAGATGCCAAGGGTGAATGGAGAAATGAGATTTTGAAAAATACCAATGAGCTGGTTAGAGGGGAAACTCCTGATGTTCCTAATAGGCCTGAAGAATTCAAACCTCCACTATGTATGGAGAATGAAGAGTGCAGTGATTATTTGTCTGATGTTGATTGCAGTGAGGATGATAGAGAGGAAGCTGTCATAGTTGATAAGCCCACAATTTTCTCCAGTGCACCTGAAGGAGGTAATGCTGTGACGCCAGAGGAAAAAATGGTCAATCTTCCAGAAGACAAGTGTCTTGATGCTACAGATACAGCAGCAGAAGGCACTATTGATACTCAGGAGTTGGAGATGAAAGTTATGCTTGCACTTGATGAGTCTTGTGGGATTTCAAATAGACCTGAAGAAGTTACTGCTCTAGTCatggaagagagagaagaaaagggTAATGTAGCAGCAGATAATAAAGGTAGCGTAGTTTCAGAAGGAGTTGGAAGGGCTGCGGAGGGAACAAGTCATTCTATTGAAGTCTTGCCAGAGAGTGAACAAGGAGTCTATGCAGGTATTATGGACATTCCTCAGGAGACTGTGGCTTTAGCTGAGGAAATACTTCCAGTTCAGCAGGCAAATGTTGTTGGTGAATGTGTTGCAATGTCATGCGTAATGGAGGTTGCCAGTGTCGCTGCTGGAGTTCAGGGAATAAATGATGGAGAAACCAGTTTCGATCTTGTCAACGAGGAGAAGAGGGAGATTTCTTGTGTAGAAGAGATTGGACGAGGGGAAAGCAATCAGATGTCTGAGAAAGATATCCAGCGGGAGCCTGCAGAAGCTCCTCAAGTTGATATTGTAGAATGTGGAGAATACATTGCTCTCGTGGTAAAAGACAACATGGGTGAGAACCAAAATGTTACTCAAACAGTGGAGAAAGTGGTTACCAACAATAATATGGCTGCAGTTCTGTTGGGTTTTCCTGAAAAGAGAACAAACGCGGATAAACCTCTGAATCTAGCAAAGAAAGACACTGAAGATATGCATAAGGAAGTTGTACAAGTAGAAGATGCAAAACAGGTGCATATTGATACTTTGGAAAATGGAGGTGCAAATGAGGGGCACCACAAAGTTGCTGAAGTAGAGAATATAGACATGACAGAGGCAAAGATGCATGCACAGTTTGATACCGAGAAACCTGAGGAAGCTGCAGAGGTAGAGCATGCAGATATGGATGAATGTAAGAGATCAGCTGGGAGAGGTACTCATGGGGATCCTGGAGAAGTTCCTGAAGATGTCCACACAGAAGTAGAAACGGCTAGGAAGTGGATAGAGAATAACAATGACAGTAAGGTGACAGAGTTTCCTGATATAGCGCATGCAGAAATGGAAGAGGTGGAGAATTCGGTGAAGGAAGATGCAGATGATAAGTTTGAGGTAGTTTTTGATTTAGAAAATACAAGAATGGATGGAGCTCATGGGCCAATGGAGGAAGGTACTGGTGTTAAGCTCAATGAAGTTTCTGATGTAGTGCATGCAGAAACCAAAGATAAGAAGGATTTTTTTAAGGGCGATGCAGACAACAAGTTCCAAGAATTTTGTGAATTGGAAAGTATAGAAATGGATGGAACTCATGAGCCAATGGAGGAATATACTGATGGCAAGCTCAATGAAGTTTCTGATGTAGTGCATGCAGAAACCAAAGATACAAAGGATTTTATTAAGGAAGATGCAGACAGTAAGGTTCAAGAAATTTCTGAATTGGAAAGTGTAGGAATGGATGGAACTCATGGGCCAATGGAGGAAGATACTGATGGTAAGCTCATGGAAGTTCCCAAAGTGAATGTGGAAGTCGAACACGCCAATGGGACTGAGAGGGACAACGATAGACTCGACAGCATCCTTCAAGTAGATCTGCCATCAAGGGGTGAAGCCAGGTGCTTGGTCGAGGAAGATATCGAAGAAGATAATGAAAAAGTTCCACAAGTAAAGCATGCAAACCTACAAGACGAGGCACCAGTTGAGAAAGATTCAAAGGAAAATCCCAATGCAGATGGCAAGGATTTGCCAGAGAAAGAAGTAGGCGAGTCCAAAGAGGTTTACCAAGCGAAGCAAACAGAAGGGGAGGAACACAAGGTGTTAAGAGAGAAAGACACCGAGGAGAATACGAAGGATGCTCTTGGGGTTGAACGGGCAGAAGAACATCAAGGTGAAACACTGACATCAGAATATATGCATGGCTATATTGAGGAAATTATTGTAGCGGAGCAGCTGGATGGACAAAGAGAGACGCTCCCGAAGATAGATGCTGAGGGAAATCCTGAAGAAATAACTCGAGCACAGGGAAAACAATTTGACGATGATATAATGCACCCTTTGAAGAATGCAGTTGATAGTGAGATGCTATTTAGCTCAGCTAGCATAGAGTCAAAAGAAGAGCATAAGCAAGTGGTTGTTGAAGACGTGCTAGAGAAGATAAATGAGAGGGAATCATTGTCAGATGGAGCTGCTATGGGGAAATCAGATGCTGACAACCACAAAACTTTGGACATACATGAT gaagtgtgTATTAAACAAATACATGactgtggaataatatgtgagaaCAAGGAGACACATATATTGGAAGACAGACATATAGTAGACAGTGGATTGGATGATTTGGTTATTATGGAGGTTGATGGAGCTTGGTCTACAGTCGGAACTCACAACCAGGAAGCTTTGGACTTGGACAAG CAACAAACAAGGGAGGAAAGACAAGATTTAGGACCTACAACCAAGGACAATAAAATGACAATGGTAGGAGATGCCATTTTGCCTAGTTGCAGTGAGTTTCAAATTAATTCACTGGAGACAAGGATTTATGAGGTTGTGTCTACCAAAGGATTACAGAACCAAGAACATTTGTTCATTAAGGAA GAACAGATATTGGAAAAAGGACTGGAGTGTAAAATTATAGAAGGAAATGCAAGGCCCTTAGTGACCAATGTACTTGGTGATGGTAGAGTGAATACCACTCTGGGTACTGTGGATGTTAACAAGGCTATTTGTGTTGAAGGAACAGAAAATCATGAAGCTTGCACCAGCGGGGAG ATGCAGGCAAGACAGGACAAGCAGCACACAGCAGTTGGAGATGTGCGGATTTTGCAAGACACAAGCACCAATTACAGTGGTGATGTGGGAACAGCGAAGGATTTATGCATGGAGAAG GGCCCAGCAGTGCTGGAGAAGCAGGACAAGGGAACGATATATGAGAACACAGAGAGAACATTCGTCGACACAGATGCATCTGAATGCGGTGAAGCGGAACATGGTGGGACCATGAAAATGATTCATGAGACTGATTCTACAGTACAAGCTGTTCGTAAAATTTCATCCAAGAACAAGCATAACCCTACAGTGCTGGAGAAGCAGGACAAGGAAACGACAGATGAGAACACAGTGAGAACATTGGTCGACACAGATGCACCTGAAGCGGAACATGATGGGACCATGAAAATGATTCATGAGACTGATTCTACAGTACAAGCTGTTAATATGGCAGAGGATATAATTTCATCCAAGAACAAGCAGGACCCTGCAGTGCCGGAGAAGCAGGACAAGGGAACGACAGATGAGAACACAGTGAGAACATTGGTCGACACAGATGCACCTGAAGCGGAACATGATGGGACCATGAAAATGATTCATGAGACTGattctacactacaagctgttaatATGGCAGAGGATATAATTTCATCCAAGAACAAGCAGAACCCTGCAGTGCTGGAGAAGCAGGACAATGGAACGACAGATGAGAACACAGTAAGAACATTGGTCAACACAGATACACCTGAATGTGATGAAGTGGAACATGATGGGACCATAAAAATGATTTGTGAGACTGATTCTACAGTAAAAGATGTTAATATGGCAGAGGATAAAATTTCATCCAAGAACAAGCGGAACCCTGCAGTGCTGGAGAAGCATGACGAGTCAAGGACAAATGAGAACACAGAGAGAACATTGGTCGACACAGTTGCACCTGAATGTGGTGAGGCGAATTACAATGGGACCATGAAAATGAATCATGAGTCTGATTCTGCGGTACAAGCTGCTAAAATTGCAGAGGATAAAAttttattcaagaacaagcagaaCCTGGCAGTGCTGGAGAAGCAAGACGTGGGAACGATAGATGAGAACACGGAGAGAACATTTGTTGACACAGATGCACCTGAATGTGGTGAAGTGAACCATGATGGGACCATGAAAATGATTCATGAGACTGATTCTATAGTACAAGCTGTTAATATGGCAGAGAATAAAATTTCATTCAGGAACAAGCAGGGAGACCACGGTAAACCAGATGCTGAAGGCTCTGGATCAAATCAAACTGCAAGAAAGGAGTTCAAGGGGGATCTTCAACTAGACTTTGGAAGGGAGGTACAAGTGCAACAAGAAAATGTAGAGAATAAAGCAGAAATCTCCGGTGGTAGAAAGAATGATGAAGCGTCTGAACAAGAGCAGACCACCATAGAGAATGCTACAATTGCTCCTTCAGGTGTTGAGAATAACAACGAATCGGATGAAGAACCGATAAAAAGCTATGGCGAATATGCTTCTGATCCTTGCCAGACTAGTAAAGTTGGCAGACCAAGTATTGAAGATGTTAGGCGAATACATAGTGGCAGGTCTATCTGTCTCAAAGACATAAAGGAATCTCAGGGAAGAATTTATTCTGAACCATCAAACAGAACACATACAAACAATCCTGGGcattattctcgacatggagttcAGGAACCAGTTACAGTcagcaaggatatcaaagttcCATTGCATGATACTGTGAGTGTTTGTGAAAGAGATCGTGCACTGGAGCTGGTGACAGGTCCACCAGAAGAGATACCTCGATGGAGACAAGAGCAGTATGCACTTAATATACTAGAAGATGTGCAAAATGCTCGCGTTGCTTCGAAAActaagatggagatggagatcagaATTCTGAAGGCACAAATTGTTAGCATGCAGAAACAAGTGATGAACATGGATCATGCTAGTGAGGTTATTTCCAGATCAAAAAGGCATTGA
- the LOC124670487 gene encoding 26S proteasome non-ATPase regulatory subunit 11 homolog, which produces MSAMQSSYLPATTESIALAQEAKDASESISILYRVLEDSSSSSDAVRVKEVAITNLTSYLTKENRAEDLRNLLTQLRPFFALIPKAKTAKIVRGIIDAVSKIPGTSELQISLCKEMVEWTRAEKRTFLRQRVEARLASLLLESQEYTEALTLLSSLIKEVRRLDDKLLLVDIDLLESKLHFSLRNLPKAKASLTAARTAANAIYVPPAQQGTIDLQSGILHAEEKDYKTAYSYFFEAFEGFNALEDPKAIFCLKYMLLCKIMVNHADDVAGIISSKAGLKYVGPDVDAMKAVADAYSKRSLKYFETALRDYKAQLEEDPIVHRHLSSLYDTLLEQNLCRLIEPYSRVEIVHVAEMIELPIDHVEKKLSQMILDKKFSGTLDQGAGCLIIFEDSKTEAIFPATLETISNVGKVVESLYMRSAKIMA; this is translated from the coding sequence ATGTCTGCGATGCAATCATCGTATCTTCCCGCTACCACCGAGTCGATTGCGTTGGCTCAGGAGGCTAAGGATGCCTCAGAGTCCATTTCAATCCTCTACCGTGTGCTCGAAgactcgtcttcttcgtcagatGCAGTGAGGGTGAAAGAAGTTGCCATTACGAATCTGACAAGCTATCTCACCAAAGAGAACAGAGCTGAGGATCTCCGGAATCTGTTGACCCAGCTCCGGCCATTCTTCGCGCTGATTCCCAAGGCAAAGACGGCAAAGATTGTACGGGGTATCATCGACGCTGTTTCCAAGATACCTGGAACATCTGAGCTTCAGATCTCGCTCTGCAAGGAGATGGTGGAATGGACGCGTGCAGAGAAGCGTACCTTCCTCAGGCAGCGCGTGGAGGCAAGGCTGGCGTCCCTTCTGTTGGAAAGTCAGGAGTACACTGAAGCGCTCACCCTTCTTTCTAGTCTTATCAAGGAAGTGAGGAGGCTGGATGACAAGTTGCTTCTTGTGGACATTGACCTTCTGGAGAGCAAGCTCCATTTCTCTCTGAGGAACCTGCCAAAGGCCAAAGCTTCTCTGACTGCCGCAAGAACCGCGGCGAATGCCATTTATGTTCCGCCTGCGCAGCAGGGCACCATTGATCTGCAGAGCGGAATCCTTCATGCCGAGGAGAAGGATTACAAGACTGCCTACAGCTACTTCTTTGAAGCATTTGAAGGATTCAACGCACTGGAGGATCCAAAGGCCATCTTCTGCTTGAAGTACATGCTTCTGTGCAAGATAATGGTTAACCATGCTGATGATGTTGCTGGAATTATCTCGTCCAAGGCAGGCCTGAAGTATGTTGGTCCTGATGTGGATGCTATGAAAGCTGTGGCTGATGCCTACTCAAAGAGATCTCTCAAGTACTTTGAAACCGCTCTTCGCGACTACAAGGCCCAGCTGGAGGAGGACCCAATTGTCCACAGGCACCTCTCATCTCTGTATGATACCCTCCTGGAGCAGAACCTCTGCAGGCTGATTGAGCCGTACTCAAGGGTGGAGATCGTGCACGTAGCGGAGATGATTGAGTTGCCCATTGACCATGTCGAGAAGAAGCTGTCACAGATGATCCTCGACAAGAAATTCTCAGGGACCCTGGATCAGGGTGCTGGTTGCCTCATCATCTTTGAGGACTCCAAGACGGAGGCCATCTTCCCTGCTACGCTCGAAACGATTTCAAATGTGGGGAAGGTTGTGGAGAGCCTTTACATGAGGTCGGCCAAGATCATGGCTTGA